One window from the genome of Gimesia aquarii encodes:
- the lpxB gene encoding lipid-A-disaccharide synthase produces MHLFFSVGEPSGDQHTAHLIQEIRNRVPQAHFSAFGGPEMQAAGCRLEVRLTDYAVMGIFNVLPLIFKFIGLIRQVGAYLESERPDAVILVDFPGFNWWVAKKAKSLGIPVFYYLPPQLWAWAPWRIRRVRKNVDYILSGLKFEKQWYEARGVNVDYIGHPFFDEVISKPLDQELLEELSDSEKKIVGILPGSRTSEVTKNFPVMLRIVRQLSQKFPNAVFPVACYKATHLELCKKIIEQQEATGLPIKLYLKKTSEIIESAQCCLMVSGSVSLELLARKTPAVVIYRSHWGMYFLAHLLITCKYMSLPNLIADRELMPEFPSVGSPKKDIAKIDTIMSDWLCTPLSLERARNKLSSLYDETVISGASAQAAETILNHIQSEPQQKAAA; encoded by the coding sequence ATGCACCTGTTTTTTTCTGTGGGCGAGCCCAGCGGTGACCAACACACGGCACACCTCATTCAGGAAATTCGTAATCGAGTTCCACAAGCACACTTCTCTGCTTTTGGTGGACCAGAAATGCAGGCCGCTGGATGCCGTCTGGAAGTACGTCTCACCGATTATGCAGTAATGGGCATCTTTAATGTCCTGCCATTAATTTTTAAATTCATTGGTTTGATCAGACAAGTCGGCGCATATCTTGAATCAGAACGTCCGGACGCCGTGATTCTTGTTGATTTTCCTGGCTTTAACTGGTGGGTCGCTAAAAAAGCAAAATCACTGGGTATCCCTGTATTCTACTATTTGCCTCCACAACTCTGGGCTTGGGCTCCCTGGAGAATTCGTCGCGTTCGCAAAAACGTTGACTACATTCTCTCCGGTCTGAAATTCGAAAAACAATGGTATGAGGCACGTGGAGTAAACGTCGACTACATCGGTCATCCCTTTTTTGATGAAGTTATATCCAAGCCTTTAGATCAGGAATTATTAGAGGAACTCTCTGACTCGGAGAAGAAAATAGTTGGTATTCTACCAGGCTCGCGCACAAGCGAAGTTACGAAGAACTTTCCGGTCATGCTCCGCATTGTGCGGCAACTTTCACAAAAGTTTCCGAATGCAGTATTTCCTGTCGCCTGCTATAAAGCAACTCATCTAGAACTCTGCAAAAAAATTATAGAACAACAAGAAGCGACTGGACTTCCTATAAAACTCTATTTGAAAAAGACCTCAGAAATCATCGAGTCAGCACAATGCTGTCTGATGGTTTCCGGTTCCGTGAGCCTGGAGTTACTAGCGAGAAAAACACCTGCTGTCGTCATTTACCGAAGCCACTGGGGAATGTACTTTCTGGCTCACTTATTAATTACCTGCAAATATATGTCTTTACCAAATCTGATTGCTGACCGAGAATTAATGCCCGAGTTTCCTTCGGTCGGTTCTCCGAAAAAAGATATCGCAAAAATTGATACCATTATGAGCGACTGGCTCTGCACTCCACTTTCTCTTGAACGAGCCCGTAATAAGCTCAGCTCACTGTACGATGAAACTGTGATTTCTGGTGCCTCCGCGCAAGCTGCGGAAACCATTCTGAATCACATCCAGTCTGAACCTCAACAAAAAGCGGCCGCCTAG
- a CDS encoding Gfo/Idh/MocA family protein, translating into MGKKTIQIGIVGAGANTKSRHIPGFQAIEDVEIIGVVNSTPASTEKVARKYAIPQTYTCWQELIEDPEIDAVMIGTWPNLHCEITCMALEAGKHVLTEARMARNLAEAQKMLKVSQARPDLIAQIVPSPFGLKYNQEVIKLISQQYLGKLREVVVLGADNSFWDYSKKLHWRQDKEISGNNVLTMGILHETLSRWVPPTERVFAQSSIFEPQRPADHSQGLVDVTLPESLQVVTRIAGGANAIYHLSGSILFGPGLQIHLYGSYGTIKVHFTPEEKLYVGHMGEEEMKEIQIPKEEQGHWRVEEEFIGAIRGEEIVHHTDFATGVQYMEFTEAVTRSYENNEPVTLPL; encoded by the coding sequence ATGGGAAAAAAAACGATTCAAATCGGAATTGTTGGCGCGGGAGCAAACACAAAAAGTCGCCACATTCCGGGATTTCAAGCAATCGAAGATGTCGAAATTATAGGTGTTGTCAACTCAACACCCGCTTCAACAGAGAAAGTGGCGCGAAAGTATGCAATTCCACAGACCTATACTTGTTGGCAGGAGTTAATTGAAGATCCTGAAATCGATGCCGTCATGATCGGGACATGGCCTAATCTACACTGCGAAATCACATGCATGGCGCTCGAGGCAGGCAAACATGTCCTGACCGAAGCAAGAATGGCTCGCAATCTGGCTGAAGCACAAAAGATGCTCAAAGTCTCTCAAGCCCGTCCAGATTTGATCGCCCAGATCGTCCCCAGCCCTTTTGGTCTCAAATACAATCAAGAAGTGATTAAACTGATTTCGCAACAGTATCTTGGAAAGCTACGTGAAGTCGTTGTACTAGGCGCCGATAACTCCTTCTGGGACTACAGCAAAAAACTACATTGGAGACAGGATAAAGAAATCAGCGGGAATAATGTTCTCACGATGGGCATTTTACACGAGACACTCAGCCGCTGGGTCCCTCCCACAGAAAGAGTCTTTGCTCAAAGCTCGATCTTTGAACCACAGCGTCCCGCGGATCATAGCCAGGGTTTAGTCGATGTCACGCTCCCTGAAAGCCTGCAAGTGGTAACCAGAATAGCGGGAGGTGCTAATGCGATTTACCACTTAAGTGGTTCCATTCTGTTTGGCCCTGGGTTACAGATCCACTTATACGGAAGTTACGGGACAATTAAGGTTCATTTCACGCCAGAAGAAAAACTGTATGTTGGGCATATGGGCGAAGAAGAAATGAAAGAAATTCAAATCCCCAAAGAAGAACAAGGACACTGGCGAGTAGAAGAAGAGTTCATTGGGGCAATTCGAGGAGAAGAAATCGTGCACCACACTGATTTCGCCACCGGAGTACAATACATGGAGTTTACAGAAGCGGTCACACGAAGTTATGAAAACAACGAACCTGTGACACTTCCCTTATAA
- a CDS encoding 3'(2'),5'-bisphosphate nucleotidase gives MTIPLQRELEVALSAVKQASLICRSVQATISDDVLEKKDKSPVTIADYSSQAVICRALNAAFSEDPIIGEEDAGELMQAENRDFLEKIVTELLSAGISEATPEKACHWIDQGGAKEYSHRFWTLDPIDGTKGFLRKEQYAVSLSLIMDGKIVVGVLGCPNLPFPTDESMKGTLYYAVAGQGAFAIPLDQEQPAIPIHVTKTSDYSQSRFCESVESGHSSHSHSQQTADKLGIQKEPRRLDSQAKYAVVAQGEADIYMRLPTRAGYREKIWDHAAGVLLVEEAGGKVTDIHGKPLEFNQGYELINNQGVIVTNGPLHPALIGILDELTISPE, from the coding sequence ATGACAATACCATTGCAACGGGAATTAGAGGTTGCTCTCTCAGCCGTAAAGCAGGCTTCGCTGATTTGTCGCTCAGTACAAGCCACGATTTCAGATGATGTACTGGAAAAAAAAGACAAGAGCCCTGTAACCATTGCGGATTACAGTAGTCAGGCAGTCATTTGCAGGGCTCTCAACGCCGCATTTTCAGAAGACCCTATCATTGGGGAAGAGGACGCCGGAGAGTTAATGCAGGCAGAAAACCGTGACTTTCTGGAGAAGATTGTTACAGAACTTCTTTCAGCCGGTATTTCAGAGGCAACACCCGAGAAGGCGTGCCACTGGATCGATCAGGGGGGAGCGAAAGAATATAGCCATCGATTCTGGACTCTTGATCCGATTGATGGAACGAAAGGATTTTTGCGGAAAGAACAATATGCCGTCTCACTTTCACTCATAATGGACGGGAAAATTGTGGTCGGTGTTCTGGGCTGTCCCAACTTGCCGTTCCCGACCGATGAATCGATGAAAGGAACGCTTTATTATGCAGTAGCGGGTCAGGGTGCTTTTGCCATTCCACTCGATCAAGAGCAGCCAGCAATTCCGATTCACGTCACAAAAACGAGTGACTATTCGCAATCGCGATTTTGTGAGTCCGTAGAATCAGGTCATAGTTCACATAGCCATTCACAACAAACAGCCGACAAACTAGGTATTCAAAAAGAGCCTCGGCGGCTTGATAGTCAGGCAAAATATGCTGTTGTTGCACAAGGGGAAGCAGATATCTACATGAGGCTGCCAACACGCGCTGGTTATCGGGAAAAAATCTGGGACCATGCTGCGGGAGTCCTGTTAGTAGAAGAAGCAGGCGGTAAAGTAACGGATATCCATGGAAAACCTCTCGAATTTAACCAGGGTTATGAACTCATCAATAATCAGGGTGTCATAGTTACTAACGGTCCATTGCACCCTGCCCTGATCGGAATTCTAGATGAACTCACAATCAGCCCGGAATAG
- a CDS encoding SLC13 family permease: MDWQIVVTFLVLGGVIGSLMFLRAGADTVLMAGLTILVITGVVDAKEAIAGFANEGLITVAFLFVVSEGIRQTGGVAFTGQQLLGRPKSLTDAQSRVMLPSAVLSAFLNNTPVVAMMMPVISDWAKKMRFSVSHLMLPLSYSAILGGLCTLVGTSTTLVVDGLLQSKTTHPGLSMFEIAWVGIPVMIVGLIYLLVFSRWLLPERKPAITPMDDPREYTVEMIVEPGCPLIGKTIEQAGLRHLPGMYLMEIDRDGDVIAAVSSNERLAANDQLVFVGIVESVIDLQKIPGLKPATDQLFKLSGPRSERCLIEAVVSDSFRFLNMSIRMAKFRSNYNAAVIAVARNGQRINKKIGDIELQRGDTLLIEAHPSFIDQQRNSREFFLVSQVEDSSPPRHERAWIARLILLAMILMVAVGDVKMMVAAMVAAALMTATRCCSAIEAKRSIDWGVLITIAAGLGIGNAIDVSGTDDAIASTFSGVAGNSPLIMLAILSLTTLVFTNLITAKATATLIFPIAIAAAYSLKVDIMPFVITVMISSAACFATPIGYQTNLMVFGPGGYKYVDYIRIGGPLTLIVWLLTVIIVPLAWPFHP, translated from the coding sequence ATGGACTGGCAAATTGTAGTAACATTCCTGGTATTGGGAGGAGTTATTGGCTCCCTCATGTTTCTGCGTGCCGGCGCTGATACAGTTTTAATGGCAGGTCTCACGATACTGGTCATTACTGGTGTAGTTGACGCAAAGGAGGCAATCGCCGGGTTTGCCAATGAAGGTTTGATTACCGTTGCGTTTCTCTTTGTTGTGAGTGAGGGAATTCGGCAAACGGGTGGAGTGGCTTTTACCGGGCAACAGCTACTAGGTCGCCCCAAATCACTCACTGACGCCCAATCACGGGTAATGCTCCCCTCTGCCGTTCTTAGTGCGTTTCTAAATAATACCCCGGTTGTCGCGATGATGATGCCCGTCATCTCGGACTGGGCAAAAAAAATGCGATTCTCTGTTTCACATCTGATGCTTCCCTTAAGCTATTCCGCCATCCTGGGTGGTTTGTGTACTTTGGTTGGCACTAGTACCACGCTAGTCGTCGATGGGCTATTGCAAAGCAAAACGACTCACCCCGGCTTATCCATGTTTGAAATCGCGTGGGTGGGAATTCCCGTTATGATCGTCGGTTTGATCTACTTACTTGTGTTTTCGCGCTGGCTGCTACCAGAAAGAAAACCTGCAATTACACCCATGGATGATCCACGCGAGTATACTGTGGAAATGATTGTAGAGCCCGGCTGCCCGCTCATAGGCAAGACAATTGAGCAAGCTGGTCTGCGTCATCTACCTGGCATGTATCTAATGGAAATCGACCGTGATGGTGATGTAATTGCTGCGGTTTCTTCTAATGAAAGATTAGCCGCCAATGATCAACTCGTGTTTGTGGGTATAGTGGAATCTGTTATTGATCTGCAAAAAATTCCTGGACTCAAGCCTGCCACCGATCAACTCTTTAAACTCTCTGGCCCCCGATCAGAACGCTGTCTGATAGAAGCCGTCGTTTCTGATAGTTTTCGTTTTCTTAATATGTCAATTCGCATGGCAAAGTTCCGCTCCAACTATAATGCCGCCGTCATTGCTGTGGCCCGCAATGGTCAGCGAATCAATAAAAAAATTGGGGATATCGAACTACAACGTGGTGACACCCTACTCATTGAAGCGCACCCTTCATTTATTGATCAGCAAAGAAATTCACGAGAATTCTTTCTGGTCAGTCAAGTAGAAGATTCGTCACCCCCACGCCATGAACGAGCCTGGATCGCACGCTTAATCTTATTAGCAATGATTTTGATGGTGGCTGTTGGTGATGTCAAAATGATGGTAGCCGCAATGGTGGCCGCCGCACTGATGACTGCCACACGTTGCTGCAGTGCCATTGAAGCGAAACGTTCTATCGACTGGGGTGTGCTCATCACAATCGCAGCTGGTCTGGGCATTGGTAATGCGATCGATGTCTCTGGCACTGATGACGCTATTGCTTCCACGTTTAGCGGAGTGGCCGGGAATAGTCCTCTGATTATGCTGGCAATTCTTTCGTTGACAACTCTGGTCTTTACAAACTTGATTACCGCAAAAGCAACGGCGACTTTGATTTTCCCAATCGCCATCGCTGCCGCCTATTCCTTAAAAGTCGACATCATGCCGTTTGTGATTACAGTCATGATTTCCTCAGCAGCTTGCTTTGCCACACCTATCGGATACCAGACCAATCTGATGGTCTTTGGCCCTGGTGGATACAAGTATGTTGACTATATTCGCATTGGAGGACCACTGACTTTAATCGTCTGGTTACTGACCGTGATCATTGTACCTCTTGCCTGGCCTTTCCATCCCTGA
- a CDS encoding prolyl oligopeptidase family serine peptidase, translated as MIRLVYLSILLMPVFSVSIFSNISKLEAQKPSPQDRTKLENQLNELQQQIEKLKQNKELKQSLLADVEVYAKAAEWILRHNEFYKPQYVKDTSNVLETGLTRARQLKSGKPDWMQQTGTVIFGYYSKIDGSVQPYALTFPKDFKSRSRHRWPLHVELHGRGSRLNEVSFITRSGRPPREGHNWMHLAPFGRINNGWRWSGEVDVHEAIADVTKRHLIDKKRITLRGFSMGGAGAWHLGLHYPSLWSGVGPGAGFVDFYQYQNYKEQLPHYQHKTLRIYDSIDYALNAANVPVVTYGGGKDKQLVSSTRMVEKSKEQNIEIPIFISPEAAHQARMPAYQDYLRELLKHSEQGRPAWPGKKQIRFITYTPKFNQCEWLTIEELDEMYEPTIVEGGVNPQSGNLELSTENVAALSIARDIAFKVELDGTLLPLESAAEGLLPEVYYVKSNGGWDVLKYEDSRTFNDNPNQRKRHNLQGPIDDAFTLPFVCVKGTGKPWNTELNEWSQSVLALFEKEYDKWLRAKAPVINDQEVGEQTIANKNLILFGDPGSNALIAKVIEDLPIQWTKDQITIHGKNYDTQTHGVVLIYPNPLNQNRYVVINSGHTIHEKDFRASNSWLFPKLGDIAIIQFKKNSAGTFENKTVWAELFNSNWELP; from the coding sequence ATGATTCGTCTCGTTTATCTGTCCATTCTCCTCATGCCTGTTTTTTCAGTATCGATTTTTTCCAATATTTCAAAGTTGGAAGCACAAAAGCCCTCTCCTCAAGACCGCACGAAACTAGAGAACCAACTCAACGAACTTCAGCAACAGATCGAAAAGCTAAAACAGAATAAAGAGCTCAAACAGTCACTTTTGGCTGATGTTGAAGTCTATGCCAAAGCGGCAGAATGGATCTTGCGACATAACGAGTTTTACAAACCTCAATATGTGAAAGATACTTCTAATGTTCTCGAAACAGGATTAACGCGAGCCCGGCAACTCAAGTCAGGCAAACCCGACTGGATGCAGCAAACAGGAACAGTCATCTTCGGTTATTACTCAAAAATTGATGGCTCGGTTCAACCTTATGCATTAACATTTCCGAAAGATTTCAAATCGAGATCTCGTCACCGTTGGCCATTACATGTGGAATTGCATGGTCGCGGCAGCAGACTCAATGAAGTTTCATTCATAACCCGTAGCGGTCGACCTCCCCGTGAAGGCCATAACTGGATGCACCTTGCACCCTTTGGTCGCATTAATAATGGCTGGCGCTGGAGCGGCGAAGTAGACGTGCATGAAGCCATTGCTGATGTCACAAAACGCCATTTGATCGATAAAAAACGTATTACGCTTCGCGGTTTTTCAATGGGAGGTGCGGGCGCCTGGCACCTGGGTCTGCATTACCCTTCTCTCTGGAGTGGAGTCGGTCCCGGTGCGGGATTTGTCGACTTTTACCAATATCAAAATTACAAGGAACAACTTCCGCACTACCAACATAAAACTTTGCGAATCTATGATTCAATTGATTACGCTCTGAATGCGGCCAATGTACCTGTCGTGACCTATGGTGGAGGCAAGGACAAACAATTGGTTTCGAGTACAAGAATGGTTGAAAAATCCAAAGAGCAAAATATCGAGATTCCGATTTTTATCAGTCCTGAAGCTGCCCATCAGGCACGTATGCCTGCTTATCAGGATTATTTGCGTGAATTATTAAAACACTCCGAACAGGGCCGTCCAGCCTGGCCAGGCAAAAAACAGATCCGCTTTATTACTTACACTCCAAAATTCAACCAATGTGAATGGTTGACGATCGAAGAACTCGATGAGATGTATGAACCTACGATCGTGGAAGGAGGCGTGAATCCACAATCGGGTAATCTCGAACTATCGACGGAAAATGTAGCCGCTTTGTCAATTGCAAGAGACATCGCATTTAAAGTCGAACTCGATGGCACTCTACTTCCGCTTGAATCAGCTGCAGAGGGGCTGCTACCAGAAGTCTATTACGTAAAAAGTAATGGGGGCTGGGATGTGCTGAAATATGAAGATTCTAGAACATTCAACGATAATCCGAATCAAAGAAAACGACACAATCTGCAAGGACCAATTGATGATGCGTTTACACTCCCCTTCGTCTGTGTCAAAGGAACGGGAAAACCCTGGAATACCGAACTGAATGAGTGGTCTCAATCTGTACTGGCATTGTTTGAAAAAGAATATGATAAATGGCTGAGAGCGAAAGCACCTGTGATCAACGACCAGGAAGTTGGCGAGCAGACGATCGCTAACAAAAATTTGATCCTGTTCGGAGATCCGGGTTCCAATGCCTTAATTGCGAAAGTCATTGAAGACCTCCCCATTCAATGGACCAAAGACCAAATTACGATTCATGGAAAAAACTATGATACACAAACTCATGGGGTTGTCCTGATCTATCCCAACCCATTAAACCAGAATCGTTACGTGGTCATTAACTCCGGACACACAATACATGAAAAAGATTTTCGCGCTTCTAATTCATGGCTCTTCCCCAAACTGGGCGACATTGCCATTATTCAGTTCAAGAAAAATTCAGCAGGAACATTCGAAAACAAAACGGTCTGGGCAGAACTTTTTAACAGTAACTGGGAATTACCCTAA